In Saccharothrix violaceirubra, the following are encoded in one genomic region:
- a CDS encoding NAD(P)-dependent oxidoreductase, giving the protein MTLTVLGLGAMGTALTRAWLAAGHHVTVWNRTPARAERLAAEGATVAATPAEAVAANRLVVTCLLDHASVVDVLDGTDLAGRDLVDLTTGTPAQARDRAEWAAGRGARYVDGGIMAVPPMIGVPDSGAYVFYSGSVDLFAEHERTLAVPAGAKWVGDDPGHAALHDVALLGGMTGLFAGVTHAFALVHGEKDIDTGEFATLLVDWLAACLPFTQRMAQRIVTGDYTSDVTSNLAMQVTANRTMVDTAVDQGVRPDLITPYLDLSARGVAEGQGAEDGARLIELLRR; this is encoded by the coding sequence ATGACCCTCACCGTTCTGGGGCTCGGCGCGATGGGCACGGCCCTGACCCGGGCCTGGCTCGCCGCCGGCCACCACGTCACCGTCTGGAACCGCACGCCCGCCCGGGCCGAACGCCTCGCCGCCGAGGGCGCGACCGTCGCCGCGACACCGGCCGAGGCGGTCGCCGCCAACCGGCTCGTCGTCACCTGCCTGCTCGACCACGCCTCGGTCGTCGACGTCCTCGACGGTACCGACCTCGCCGGCCGCGACCTGGTCGACCTCACCACGGGCACGCCCGCGCAGGCCCGGGACCGCGCCGAGTGGGCGGCCGGCCGGGGCGCCCGGTACGTCGACGGCGGCATCATGGCCGTCCCGCCGATGATCGGCGTCCCCGACTCGGGCGCGTACGTGTTCTACAGCGGGTCGGTCGACCTGTTCGCCGAGCACGAGCGGACCCTCGCCGTCCCGGCCGGTGCGAAGTGGGTCGGCGACGACCCGGGCCACGCGGCGCTGCACGACGTGGCGCTGCTCGGTGGGATGACCGGCCTGTTCGCGGGCGTCACGCACGCGTTCGCGTTGGTGCACGGCGAAAAGGACATCGACACCGGCGAGTTCGCCACGCTGCTCGTGGACTGGCTCGCCGCGTGCCTGCCGTTCACGCAGCGCATGGCGCAGCGCATCGTGACCGGCGACTACACCTCGGACGTCACGTCGAACCTGGCCATGCAGGTCACGGCCAACCGGACCATGGTCGACACCGCCGTGGACCAGGGCGTGCGCCCGGACCTGATCACGCCCTACCTCGACCTGTCGGCCCGGGGCGTGGCCGAGGGCCAGGGCGCGGAGGACGGCGCGCGGCTCATCGAGCTGCTGCGGCGCTGA
- a CDS encoding winged helix-turn-helix transcriptional regulator translates to MRRPGAYHCGLDAAVEVIGGKWKVLILWALGERPHRFGELRRELAGVTEKVLASHLRELEDDGIVHREVFDEVPPRVEYSLTGSGEALVRALEPLGEWGRAHVPGVPVERI, encoded by the coding sequence ATGCGCAGGCCAGGGGCGTACCACTGCGGGCTGGACGCGGCGGTCGAGGTGATCGGCGGCAAGTGGAAGGTGCTGATCCTCTGGGCGCTGGGCGAGCGCCCGCACCGGTTCGGGGAGCTGCGCCGCGAACTGGCGGGCGTGACGGAGAAGGTGCTCGCGTCGCACCTGCGCGAACTGGAGGACGACGGCATCGTGCACCGCGAGGTGTTCGACGAGGTGCCGCCGCGCGTGGAGTACTCGCTGACCGGGTCGGGCGAGGCACTCGTACGCGCCTTGGAACCGCTCGGCGAGTGGGGCCGCGCCCACGTCCCCGGTGTCCCGGTCGAACGGATCTAG
- a CDS encoding DUF4291 domain-containing protein, with the protein MTPRYQVRADYDAHTIVVYQAYSPAIADAALRAGRFVAPFSFQRMTWIKPSFLWLMHRSNWARKPGQERVLAVRITREGWAEALSRAVPTTSDPAALAGAAVHVQWDPERSPRGAALNHYSIQVGIGRRLIRTFADEWVVGLTDLTPLVRKASALLRAGHAAKAQRLFPAERDYPMPSALRGVVAPGG; encoded by the coding sequence ATGACGCCCCGGTACCAGGTTCGTGCCGACTACGACGCCCACACGATCGTGGTCTACCAGGCGTACTCGCCCGCCATCGCCGACGCGGCACTGCGGGCGGGTCGCTTCGTCGCGCCGTTCTCGTTCCAGCGGATGACGTGGATCAAGCCGTCGTTCCTGTGGTTGATGCACCGAAGCAACTGGGCCCGCAAACCGGGCCAGGAACGGGTCCTCGCGGTGCGGATCACCCGGGAGGGCTGGGCGGAGGCCCTCTCCCGGGCCGTGCCGACGACCTCCGACCCGGCGGCCTTGGCGGGTGCGGCCGTGCACGTCCAGTGGGACCCGGAACGCTCGCCGCGCGGAGCGGCGCTGAACCACTACAGCATCCAGGTCGGCATCGGTCGCCGGTTGATCCGGACGTTCGCCGACGAGTGGGTGGTCGGTCTCACCGACCTCACGCCCCTGGTCCGCAAGGCCTCGGCACTGCTGCGGGCCGGGCACGCCGCCAAGGCGCAGCGGCTGTTCCCCGCGGAGCGCGACTACCCGATGCCGTCGGCGCTGCGCGGGGTCGTGGCCCCGGGCGGGTGA
- the atpB gene encoding F0F1 ATP synthase subunit A, whose amino-acid sequence MAADSFPAPTPADFELPPLFGWVTKPILLVVLSSVIIAGVLLVGTRNLKLVPGRFQFSLEYIYGVARDGIAKEQIGAEYRKYVPFIMALFSFVLVNNIFGIVPLVQFPTMAHIGFPAALALLLVYPTYHWVGIRRHGLRGYLRNQFIVPDVPKPVLWGLLIPTEVILKFFFDPVTLALRVFAAMFAGHLLVAVFALGGEFLLFEAAPLLKPISAVSFAFAVAITLLEAFIQVLQAYIFATLSAHFIGRSLAEHH is encoded by the coding sequence ATGGCCGCCGATTCCTTCCCGGCGCCGACGCCCGCGGATTTCGAATTACCACCCTTGTTCGGGTGGGTGACCAAACCGATACTCCTGGTCGTCCTGTCCAGTGTGATCATCGCCGGTGTGCTGCTCGTCGGGACGCGGAACCTCAAACTCGTCCCCGGGCGATTCCAGTTCTCGTTGGAGTACATCTACGGGGTCGCACGAGACGGCATCGCCAAGGAGCAGATCGGCGCCGAGTACCGCAAGTACGTGCCGTTCATCATGGCGTTGTTCTCGTTCGTCCTGGTGAACAACATCTTCGGCATCGTGCCGCTGGTCCAGTTCCCCACGATGGCGCACATCGGGTTCCCGGCGGCGCTGGCGTTGCTGCTGGTCTACCCGACCTACCACTGGGTGGGCATCCGCCGGCACGGCCTGCGCGGCTACCTGCGCAACCAGTTCATCGTGCCGGACGTGCCCAAACCGGTGCTCTGGGGGCTACTGATCCCCACCGAAGTGATCCTCAAGTTCTTCTTCGACCCGGTCACGCTCGCGCTGCGGGTCTTCGCCGCGATGTTCGCGGGCCACCTGCTCGTGGCGGTCTTCGCGCTCGGCGGCGAATTCCTGCTCTTCGAGGCGGCACCGCTGCTCAAGCCGATCTCGGCGGTGAGTTTCGCGTTCGCGGTGGCCATCACGCTGCTGGAAGCGTTCATCCAGGTTTTGCAGGCGTACATCTTCGCCACGTTGAGCGCGCATTTCATCGGACGCTCCCTCGCCGAACACCATTAG
- a CDS encoding Acg family FMN-binding oxidoreductase: MSGVTGALGLTAEEVAEVLGAAVLAPSVHNTQPWRFRLLPDRIELHPDPDRVLPATDPEGRELRLSCGAALFNLRLALLGLGVRPLVTLVPGDDAPGALAVVRRGGRRAPDDDTRRLLDAVPLRRTNRLPFAPGGVPVDQRRALLRAAERERAWLHLVGPTEIDRVRELAVKAHRLQLEDAEVRGELSEWSATRPCGDGVPHASAGLRPAPDDGWPMRDFRGAERAADEAYEPDPLVAVLCSFYEGPAAELQSGQALQRVLLTATALGLAASFLSQVIEVRPVREELRRSLGGTLVPQTVLRLGVGATVPERPRRDVADLVLPVGQRVPKFWVQ, translated from the coding sequence ATGTCGGGGGTGACCGGGGCACTGGGGCTGACGGCCGAGGAGGTCGCGGAGGTGTTGGGTGCCGCGGTGCTCGCGCCGTCCGTGCACAACACCCAGCCGTGGCGGTTCCGCCTGCTGCCCGACCGGATCGAACTGCACCCGGACCCCGACCGGGTCCTGCCCGCGACCGATCCCGAGGGCCGCGAACTACGGCTGTCGTGCGGCGCGGCGTTGTTCAACCTCAGGCTCGCGCTGCTCGGCCTGGGCGTCCGGCCGCTGGTCACGCTCGTGCCCGGCGACGACGCGCCCGGCGCGTTGGCCGTGGTGCGACGGGGCGGCCGGCGGGCACCCGACGACGACACCCGACGCCTGCTCGACGCCGTGCCGCTGCGCCGGACCAACCGGCTGCCGTTCGCACCCGGCGGGGTGCCGGTGGACCAGCGACGGGCTTTGCTGCGCGCGGCCGAACGCGAACGCGCGTGGCTGCACCTGGTCGGGCCGACCGAGATCGACCGGGTGCGGGAGCTGGCCGTGAAGGCGCACCGGCTGCAACTGGAGGACGCCGAGGTGCGCGGGGAGCTGTCCGAGTGGAGTGCGACGCGCCCGTGCGGCGACGGGGTGCCGCACGCGTCGGCGGGCCTGCGGCCGGCACCCGACGACGGGTGGCCGATGCGCGATTTCCGCGGTGCCGAGCGGGCGGCGGACGAGGCGTACGAGCCCGACCCGCTGGTGGCCGTGCTGTGCTCGTTCTACGAGGGTCCGGCCGCCGAACTCCAGAGCGGTCAGGCGTTGCAGCGGGTGCTGCTGACCGCGACGGCACTGGGGCTGGCCGCGTCGTTCCTGTCACAGGTGATCGAGGTGCGTCCGGTCCGCGAGGAACTGCGCCGGTCGTTGGGCGGGACGCTGGTGCCGCAGACCGTGCTGCGGCTGGGTGTCGGTGCGACCGTGCCGGAGCGCCCCCGTCGCGACGTCGCCGACCTGGTGTTGCCGGTCGGTCAGCGGGTGCCGAAGTTCTGGGTCCAGTAG
- a CDS encoding CAP domain-containing protein, translated as MNAVARRIATVAAATGLAFAAFLTTAGAASAATTPSFETQVLTLTNKERAAAGCAALKANTQLESSAKGHNDEMAKTGKMTHTGVNGSTPGQRIDEAGYYWRMAGENVAYGQRTAEQVVRAWMKSPGHRANILNCGYKDLGVAYTTDSKKRAYWTQNFGTR; from the coding sequence ATGAACGCCGTCGCCCGCCGCATCGCCACCGTCGCCGCCGCCACCGGACTCGCCTTCGCGGCGTTCCTGACCACGGCCGGTGCCGCGTCCGCCGCGACGACGCCGAGCTTCGAGACCCAGGTGCTCACGCTCACCAACAAGGAGCGCGCCGCCGCCGGTTGCGCCGCCCTGAAGGCCAACACCCAGCTCGAGAGCTCGGCCAAGGGCCACAACGACGAGATGGCCAAGACCGGAAAGATGACCCACACCGGCGTCAACGGCAGCACCCCCGGCCAGCGCATCGACGAAGCCGGCTACTACTGGCGCATGGCGGGCGAGAACGTCGCCTACGGCCAGCGCACCGCCGAGCAGGTCGTGCGGGCGTGGATGAAGTCCCCGGGCCACCGCGCCAACATCCTCAACTGCGGCTACAAGGACCTGGGCGTGGCCTACACCACCGACTCCAAGAAGCGCGCCTACTGGACCCAGAACTTCGGCACCCGCTGA
- a CDS encoding VanZ family protein, with protein MGIGIGVGTYLESVRAGFAAFVGVGALVLLPLAVLHYRRFGRVEPRRAFVLYGLLAYGLVAAALIFLPFPDPAAVCRGETMTSLRPFQWVTDMRANLSANGRSGLVAVVTSTAFLQQAFNVALFVPLGVVMRKAYGRGLLSVGCVGLGLSLAVEVVQYTGNFGVYACPYRISDVDDLISNTSGALLGWMLAPAAVVVPAVPSRTESVALPEAVSVPRRLVALAADAMVVVLAVLPDPRWAPVAALVVRVVAPAVTDGWTPGSWLVGHRLRTASGTRVPIHRLLAREVVGATGLCAYVVLVSPRWDMFAVDVAVVALVLLGAFVVPVFRRDQCGWPDLLAGTRAEHARRSLSRA; from the coding sequence GTGGGCATCGGGATCGGCGTGGGGACGTACCTGGAGTCGGTCCGCGCGGGGTTCGCGGCGTTCGTGGGCGTGGGCGCGCTGGTGCTGCTGCCGCTGGCCGTGCTGCACTACCGCCGGTTCGGTCGGGTGGAGCCGCGTCGGGCGTTCGTCCTGTACGGGCTGCTCGCCTACGGTCTGGTCGCCGCGGCACTGATCTTCCTGCCGTTCCCCGACCCGGCGGCGGTGTGCCGGGGCGAGACGATGACGTCCCTGCGCCCGTTCCAGTGGGTCACGGACATGCGCGCGAACCTGTCCGCCAACGGCCGGTCGGGGCTGGTGGCCGTGGTCACGTCGACGGCGTTCCTCCAGCAGGCGTTCAACGTGGCGTTGTTCGTGCCGCTGGGCGTGGTGATGCGCAAGGCGTACGGCCGGGGGCTGCTGTCCGTGGGCTGCGTGGGCCTGGGGTTGTCGCTGGCGGTCGAGGTCGTGCAGTACACGGGCAACTTCGGGGTGTACGCGTGCCCTTACCGGATCTCCGACGTCGACGACCTGATCTCGAACACGTCCGGCGCGCTGCTGGGCTGGATGCTCGCGCCCGCCGCCGTGGTCGTGCCGGCCGTGCCGTCGCGGACGGAGTCGGTCGCGTTGCCGGAGGCGGTGAGCGTGCCGCGGCGGCTCGTGGCGCTGGCGGCGGACGCCATGGTCGTGGTCCTGGCCGTGCTGCCGGACCCGCGCTGGGCCCCGGTGGCGGCACTCGTGGTGCGCGTCGTGGCGCCCGCCGTGACCGACGGGTGGACGCCGGGCTCGTGGCTGGTCGGCCACCGCCTGCGCACGGCGTCCGGAACGCGGGTGCCGATCCACCGGCTGCTGGCCCGTGAAGTGGTCGGCGCCACGGGGTTGTGCGCGTACGTCGTGCTGGTCTCGCCGCGTTGGGACATGTTCGCGGTGGACGTCGCCGTGGTCGCGCTGGTCTTGCTGGGCGCGTTCGTGGTGCCGGTGTTCCGCCGGGACCAGTGCGGCTGGCCGGACCTCCTCGCGGGGACCCGGGCCGAGCACGCGCGGCGGTCGCTCAGCCGAGCGTGA
- the chrA gene encoding chromate efflux transporter, with amino-acid sequence MTRVPVAIIAREWLRIGCVGFGGPPAHIALLRDLCVRRREWVDEREFEDSIAVTNLLPGPASTQLAILCAWRLGGVPGALVGGACFILPGLVLILALAALLLSTAAPAWVLGAAAGAGAAVPAVAAHAAATLVRGSLRQVGPVLSARVRWAAYLLVGGVAAAVTGPWLVLVLVAAGLVEVSVRAPLGRRSAVPLVLALPAVGGGLGAVAWVAAKVGALSYGGGFVIIPMMRQDAVHTYGWLSDERFLDAVALGQITPGPVVQTVAVVGYAAAGLGGGLLAALVAFAPSFAFVLVGGPRLDRLRANATAKAFLTGAGAAAIGAIGGSTLPLALSLHRPWQFVVLGAAAVWLLLLRRGVVSALVVSSVAGALITLG; translated from the coding sequence GTGACCCGGGTCCCGGTGGCGATCATCGCCCGTGAGTGGCTGCGCATCGGCTGCGTCGGTTTCGGTGGCCCGCCGGCGCACATCGCGCTTCTGCGCGACCTGTGCGTGCGGCGGCGCGAGTGGGTGGACGAGCGCGAGTTCGAGGACTCGATCGCCGTGACCAACCTGCTGCCCGGACCGGCCTCGACGCAGCTCGCGATCCTGTGCGCGTGGCGGCTCGGGGGCGTGCCCGGGGCGTTGGTCGGTGGTGCGTGCTTCATCCTCCCCGGCCTGGTGCTGATCCTCGCCCTCGCCGCGCTGCTGCTGTCCACGGCCGCGCCCGCCTGGGTGCTCGGTGCGGCGGCGGGCGCGGGAGCGGCGGTACCGGCCGTGGCCGCGCACGCCGCGGCCACGTTGGTGCGGGGAAGTCTGCGACAGGTCGGGCCCGTCTTGTCGGCACGGGTGCGGTGGGCCGCGTACCTGCTGGTGGGCGGGGTGGCGGCGGCGGTCACCGGGCCGTGGCTGGTGCTCGTGCTGGTGGCCGCCGGCCTGGTCGAGGTCTCGGTACGGGCGCCGCTGGGTCGGCGGTCGGCCGTGCCGCTCGTCCTGGCGCTGCCCGCGGTCGGCGGCGGGCTCGGTGCGGTGGCGTGGGTCGCGGCCAAGGTCGGCGCGCTGTCCTACGGCGGCGGGTTCGTGATCATCCCGATGATGCGGCAGGACGCCGTGCACACGTACGGCTGGCTCAGCGACGAGCGGTTCCTCGACGCGGTCGCGCTCGGCCAGATCACGCCCGGACCGGTCGTGCAGACGGTCGCCGTGGTCGGCTACGCGGCGGCCGGGCTCGGCGGCGGGCTGCTGGCCGCGCTGGTGGCGTTCGCGCCGTCGTTCGCGTTCGTGCTCGTGGGCGGACCGCGTCTGGACCGGCTGCGGGCCAACGCCACCGCGAAGGCGTTCCTGACGGGCGCGGGCGCGGCGGCGATCGGCGCCATCGGCGGGTCGACCCTGCCGTTGGCCCTGTCCCTGCACCGACCCTGGCAGTTCGTGGTGCTCGGTGCGGCGGCCGTGTGGTTGTTGCTCCTCCGGCGCGGCGTGGTGAGCGCGTTGGTCGTCTCGAGCGTGGCGGGCGCGTTGATCACGCTCGGCTGA